The proteins below are encoded in one region of Silene latifolia isolate original U9 population chromosome 2, ASM4854445v1, whole genome shotgun sequence:
- the LOC141633788 gene encoding uncharacterized protein LOC141633788 translates to MKSKASSFVKNIMSVLSTLVKGKITGVKSKAQAMRVRFLVFSLLKSKKLSLVTITNKIQALLHKNYETQEIDPETETKAIILYEGGLPNESSLNTEYYDQHYYIEYNDDNYDDKYPDLTHSLFEEEEDTEGLDEGGSIIDMVKNSKENDGQDFKLEDEIDHAADLFIKRFKRQMRLQKLESFKRLQEMIGRTA, encoded by the coding sequence ATGAAGAGCAAAGCTTCATCGTTTGTCAAAAACATAATGTCCGTACTAAGTACCTTAGTAAAGGGCAAAATAACAGGAGTGAAAAGCAAAGCACAAGCGATGCGAGTTCGATTCTTAGTTTTCTCATTACTAAAGAGCAAAAAACTCTCCCTTGTCACCATAACCAACAAAATACAAGCCTTATTACACAAGAATTATGAAACCCAAGAAATCGACCCAGAGACCGAAACCAAGGCAATAATTCTCTATGAAGGTGGTTTACCAAATGAATCTAGTCTCAACACAGAGTATTATGATCAACATTATTATATTGAATATAATGATGATAATTATGATGATAAATATCCTGATTTAACTCATTCATTattcgaggaggaggaggatacgGAGGGCTTAGATGAAGGAGGATCGATAATCGATATGGTGAAGAACTCGAAAGAGAATGATGGACAAGATTTCAAATTGGAAGATGAAATTGATCATGCTGCTGATTTGTTTATTAAGAgatttaaaagacaaatgcgactTCAAAAGTTGGAGTCTTTCAAGCGGCTTCAGGAGATGATAGGCAGAACTGCTTGA